The sequence TGTCTTCTAGGGAATTCAGGTGGCCGGCGAGCCACGCGTCCAGATCAGCATAGACCGGATCGGCGTAGTCGGCACGTTCGTTGAACACCTCGTGCCAGGCGTGCGGGTACCAGCGCAGGGTCAGCAGGCCGGCCGGCGCTCGTTGCGCGAATTGGCGGCTGCCGCCAGCGGCCACGACCCGATCGTCGCCGGCCACCAGCAGCAGGGTGGGCAGACTCAGGCTCGGCGCGGCGGCCATGACCAGGGTTTGAGAGCTGTCGATGAAGCTGGCCAGTCGCCCGCTGATACAGCGGCGAGCCAGCGGATCGCGGCGAAACGCCTGCACGACCGCTGGATCATGAGAAATGCGAGCCGGAGCCAGCGGATAGGCCAGTGCCGCGTCTGGCCAGCGGCGGGCGATCTGCCGAAGTGGCGGCAACAGCCACCCTGGCATGCGGAGCGCCA comes from Bordetella holmesii ATCC 51541 and encodes:
- a CDS encoding alpha/beta hydrolase fold family protein, which gives rise to MSPILLDPVLAEDGTPLARYRWPSACPRPGATAYILHGLGEYAGRHARLAQWLSARGWRVGAHDHRGHGRSGGPPAALRERDDLVRDATAQIAAFAAETGQAPLVIGHSLGALVALRLGLQPDPPVNGLVLSSPPLALRMPGWLLPPLRQIARRWPDAALAYPLAPARISHDPAVVQAFRRDPLARRCISGRLASFIDSSQTLVMAAAPSLSLPTLLLVAGDDRVVAAGGSRQFAQRAPAGLLTLRWYPHAWHEVFNERADYADPVYADLDAWLAGHLNSLEDTGPNSVPKTL